The following are encoded together in the Deinococcus soli (ex Cha et al. 2016) genome:
- a CDS encoding cyclin-dependent kinase inhibitor 3 family protein, which produces MTSAVNPIRVDWIPTGLWPGRLGLTFAPGKKGGSVYQPGVTHDRSVEEDMQTLAQQGTNVIAPLIEDFEFDLLGMDGYHDAAHEYSIEVAPYPIPDGHAPHDPRDFAAYVDELMTHLLDGRSVVVHCRGGLGRAGLTAACLLVQGGLNAEGAIALVRETRSPNAIETAQQEQFIHDFAQ; this is translated from the coding sequence GTGACCAGCGCCGTCAACCCCATCCGCGTGGACTGGATTCCCACCGGCCTGTGGCCCGGCCGTCTGGGCCTGACCTTCGCGCCCGGCAAGAAGGGCGGCAGCGTGTACCAGCCGGGCGTCACCCACGACCGCAGCGTCGAAGAGGACATGCAGACCCTCGCGCAGCAGGGCACGAACGTCATCGCGCCGCTGATCGAGGACTTCGAGTTCGACCTGCTCGGCATGGACGGCTACCACGACGCCGCCCACGAATACAGCATCGAGGTCGCGCCGTACCCCATCCCCGACGGGCACGCGCCGCACGACCCGCGTGACTTCGCCGCGTACGTGGACGAACTCATGACCCACCTGCTCGACGGGCGCAGCGTCGTCGTGCACTGCCGGGGCGGCCTGGGCCGCGCGGGCCTGACCGCCGCGTGCCTGCTCGTGCAGGGTGGCCTGAACGCCGAGGGCGCCATCGCCCTGGTCCGCGAGACCCGCAGCCCGAACGCCATCGAAACGGCGCAGCAGGAACAGTTCATCCACGACTTCGCCCAGTGA
- a CDS encoding tyrosine-protein phosphatase — translation MTPSEQPPGGLLNFRRSLPGLSRSDTLSRLTPDGRRDLKALNFSRIIDLRSRTERAADPPPFLGHPAYLNLPLLPWRHRALNEASAAARSNADHMTATLDHAPNQIVTVLGVILDAPPGPVLIHCHAGKDRTGLIAALCSELAGQTRDQTAADYAASGPALRDFYRDQQTRRTPEQWAQLAPFVPTRADDIRHTLTHMDHHWGHLDAYLNAHGLPPADLTALRGRLTRT, via the coding sequence ATGACCCCCTCCGAACAGCCACCCGGCGGGCTCCTCAATTTCCGCCGCAGCCTCCCCGGCCTGTCCCGCAGCGATACCCTCAGCCGCCTCACGCCAGACGGTCGGCGCGACCTGAAGGCCCTGAACTTCAGCCGCATCATCGACCTGCGCAGCCGCACCGAACGCGCGGCCGATCCACCCCCGTTCCTGGGCCACCCCGCCTACCTGAACCTGCCCCTGCTGCCGTGGCGCCACCGCGCCCTTAACGAAGCCAGCGCCGCCGCCCGCAGTAACGCCGACCACATGACCGCCACGCTCGACCACGCGCCCAACCAGATCGTGACGGTCCTGGGCGTGATCCTCGACGCCCCACCCGGCCCCGTCCTCATCCACTGCCACGCAGGCAAGGACCGCACCGGCCTGATCGCCGCGCTGTGCAGCGAACTGGCCGGGCAGACCCGCGACCAGACGGCCGCCGACTACGCCGCCAGCGGCCCCGCCCTGCGCGACTTCTACCGGGACCAGCAGACCCGCCGCACGCCCGAGCAGTGGGCGCAACTCGCCCCGTTCGTCCCGACCCGCGCCGACGACATCCGGCACACCCTGACCCACATGGACCATCACTGGGGCCATCTGGACGCGTACCTGAACGCACACGGCCTGCCGCCCGCCGACCTGACCGCCCTGCGGGGCCGCCTGACCCGGACGTGA
- the sdhA gene encoding succinate dehydrogenase flavoprotein subunit, producing MHHRYDVLVVGAGGAGLMAALYAAKGNVSVACISKLYPTRSHTGAAQGGIGAALGNVQEDHWEWHMFDTVKGGDYLTDQDAAEVFAKDIIDAVYELEHMGLPFSRTPEGKIAQRKFGGHTRDFGKAAVERSCYAKDRTGHMILQTLYQQNVKAGTTFFNEFHVTDLLIEDGRCQGLVAYELSTGELHTFHAKAVILAAGGYGRVFKITSNALTLTGDLMSIYYRKGLPLEDMEFYQFHPTGLAKLGILVTEGIRGEGGILRNDSGERFMERYAPTIKDLAPRDIVSRSIITEIREGRGVGRDKDAVNIDLTHLPREVIEGKLAEITDLARTYLGMDPVKDLVPIQPTAHYAMGGIPTNLDGLCLSDGSGGTVEGLYAAGEQACVSLHGANRLGTNSLGDLVVFGRRAGIAAAKYARQVEYPDMPEAGDAQRESVDLFERLRNGSGKENAAAIRKELQESMMNNVGIFRNGKDMAAQVDIIKELKARYQGVTVSDPSRRYNSELVEAMELGFMLDCAEAMTASALNRTESRGAHDREDYTERNDADWLKHTMAYKNLNKADDVIIGYKPVALKGFTRAFEPKPRVY from the coding sequence ATGCATCATCGTTATGACGTTCTGGTGGTGGGGGCGGGCGGCGCTGGCCTGATGGCGGCGCTGTACGCCGCGAAAGGCAACGTAAGCGTGGCCTGCATCAGCAAGCTGTACCCCACGCGGTCGCACACCGGCGCGGCGCAGGGCGGGATCGGCGCGGCGCTCGGGAACGTGCAGGAAGACCACTGGGAATGGCACATGTTCGACACCGTCAAGGGCGGCGACTACCTGACCGACCAGGACGCTGCCGAGGTGTTCGCCAAGGACATCATCGACGCCGTGTACGAGCTCGAGCACATGGGCCTGCCCTTCTCGCGCACGCCGGAAGGCAAGATCGCGCAGCGTAAGTTCGGCGGGCACACCCGTGACTTCGGGAAGGCCGCCGTCGAGCGCAGCTGCTACGCGAAGGACCGCACGGGTCACATGATCCTGCAGACCCTGTACCAACAGAACGTGAAGGCGGGGACGACGTTCTTCAACGAGTTCCACGTCACGGACCTGCTGATCGAGGATGGGCGCTGCCAGGGCCTCGTCGCGTACGAACTCTCGACGGGCGAACTGCACACCTTCCACGCGAAGGCCGTGATTCTCGCGGCAGGCGGCTACGGGCGCGTGTTCAAGATCACCTCGAACGCGCTGACCCTGACGGGCGACCTCATGAGCATCTACTACCGCAAGGGCCTGCCGCTGGAGGACATGGAGTTCTACCAGTTCCACCCGACCGGTCTGGCGAAGCTGGGCATCCTGGTCACGGAAGGCATCCGCGGCGAGGGCGGCATCCTGCGCAACGACAGCGGCGAGCGTTTCATGGAACGCTACGCGCCGACCATCAAGGACCTCGCGCCGCGTGACATCGTGTCGCGGAGCATCATCACCGAGATCCGCGAGGGCCGCGGCGTGGGCCGCGACAAGGACGCCGTCAACATCGACCTGACCCACCTGCCGCGTGAAGTGATCGAGGGCAAACTGGCCGAGATCACCGACCTGGCCCGCACGTACCTGGGCATGGACCCCGTCAAGGACCTCGTGCCGATCCAGCCGACCGCGCACTACGCGATGGGCGGCATCCCCACGAACCTCGACGGCCTGTGCCTCAGCGACGGGTCCGGCGGCACCGTGGAAGGCCTGTACGCGGCCGGTGAGCAGGCCTGCGTGTCCCTGCACGGCGCCAATCGCCTGGGCACAAACAGCCTCGGTGACCTCGTGGTGTTCGGCCGCCGCGCCGGGATCGCCGCCGCGAAGTACGCCCGTCAGGTCGAGTACCCCGACATGCCCGAAGCCGGGGACGCCCAGCGCGAGAGCGTGGACCTGTTCGAGCGCCTGCGCAACGGCAGCGGCAAGGAAAACGCCGCCGCGATCCGCAAGGAACTGCAGGAATCCATGATGAACAACGTGGGCATCTTCCGCAACGGGAAGGACATGGCCGCGCAGGTGGACATCATCAAGGAACTCAAGGCCCGCTACCAGGGCGTGACGGTCTCCGACCCGAGCCGCCGTTACAACAGCGAACTGGTCGAGGCGATGGAACTGGGCTTCATGCTCGACTGCGCCGAGGCCATGACCGCCAGCGCCCTCAACCGCACCGAGTCGCGCGGCGCGCACGACCGCGAGGACTACACCGAGCGCAACGACGCGGACTGGCTGAAGCACACCATGGCGTACAAGAACCTGAACAAGGCCGACGACGTCATCATCGGGTACAAGCCCGTGGCCCTGAAGGGCTTCACGCGGGCTTTTGAACCCAAACCCCGCGTGTACTGA
- the hemB gene encoding porphobilinogen synthase, which produces MDRPRRLRRTPALRALTREVHLHPSQFIHPIFVHERDTVTDIATMPGVQRHSIESAVQQAREALALGVPSVILFGIPDHKDAVGTQAYAEEGIIQRATRAIKASVPGINVIADTCLCEYTDHGHCGPLCEVPGLSGADAWTVDNDASLALLAQTAVSQARAGADVIAPSAMMDGQVAAIRAALDDAGFTHVPVMSYAVKYASAYYGPFRDAAGSTPSVGNRATYQMDPAGGYREALREARLDAEQGADTLMVKPALAYLDVLNLLKREFDLPVVAYNVSGEYSLIKAAAAAGFMDERRTVLETLTGMRRAGADAIITYHAMDAARWLAEQVIL; this is translated from the coding sequence ATGGACCGTCCCCGCCGCCTGCGCCGCACGCCCGCCCTGCGCGCCCTGACCCGCGAGGTGCACCTGCACCCCAGCCAGTTCATCCACCCGATCTTCGTGCACGAGCGGGATACCGTGACCGACATCGCCACCATGCCCGGCGTGCAGCGCCACTCCATCGAGAGTGCCGTCCAGCAGGCCCGCGAGGCTCTGGCCCTGGGCGTGCCCAGCGTGATCCTCTTCGGCATTCCCGACCACAAGGACGCCGTGGGCACCCAGGCGTACGCCGAGGAGGGCATCATCCAGCGGGCCACCCGCGCGATCAAGGCCAGCGTGCCCGGCATCAACGTCATCGCGGATACCTGCCTGTGCGAGTACACCGACCACGGCCACTGCGGCCCGCTGTGCGAGGTGCCCGGCCTGAGCGGCGCGGACGCCTGGACGGTCGACAACGACGCCAGCCTCGCCCTGCTCGCGCAGACCGCCGTGTCCCAGGCCCGCGCGGGCGCCGACGTGATCGCGCCCAGCGCCATGATGGACGGACAGGTCGCCGCGATCCGCGCGGCGCTGGACGACGCGGGCTTCACGCACGTACCCGTCATGAGCTACGCCGTGAAGTACGCCAGCGCCTACTATGGCCCCTTCCGCGACGCGGCCGGCAGTACCCCCAGTGTCGGCAACCGCGCCACCTACCAGATGGATCCCGCCGGAGGCTACCGCGAGGCCCTGCGCGAGGCCCGCCTGGACGCCGAGCAGGGCGCGGACACCCTGATGGTCAAACCCGCCCTGGCGTACCTGGACGTCCTGAACCTCCTCAAGCGCGAATTCGACCTGCCCGTCGTGGCGTACAACGTCAGCGGCGAGTACTCGCTGATCAAGGCCGCCGCCGCCGCCGGGTTCATGGACGAACGCCGCACCGTCCTGGAAACCCTGACCGGCATGCGCCGCGCCGGCGCGGACGCCATCATCACGTACCACGCCATGGACGCCGCCCGCTGGCTGGCTGAGCAGGTCATCCTGTGA
- a CDS encoding succinate dehydrogenase iron-sulfur subunit, whose protein sequence is MTQTHAQASSAPVSASVPMLQLKVKVLRFDPEKDKKAYWTTYDVEAQAGDRVLDVINHIKWYLEPSLTFRRSCMHGICGSDAMLINGRNRLACKTLVRDVAKSGGTITVEPIRGLKVEKDLLVDMEPFFDSYKAIMPYFINESPAPAAERIQSEEEAERMAHSSNCILCACCTTSCPIFWVNGSYLGPAAIVQAHRFIFDTRDEATQQRLGIMNQNTGVWRCRTAYNCTEACPRDIPITQLIEEVKRAVMYGQA, encoded by the coding sequence ATGACCCAGACCCATGCACAAGCCAGCAGCGCGCCCGTCAGCGCGAGCGTGCCCATGCTGCAACTGAAAGTCAAAGTCCTGCGCTTCGACCCTGAAAAGGACAAGAAGGCGTACTGGACGACGTACGACGTGGAAGCCCAGGCGGGCGACCGCGTGCTGGACGTCATCAACCACATCAAGTGGTACCTCGAACCCAGCCTGACGTTCCGCCGCTCCTGCATGCACGGCATCTGCGGCAGCGACGCCATGCTCATCAACGGCCGCAACCGCCTCGCCTGCAAGACCCTGGTGCGCGACGTCGCCAAGAGCGGCGGGACCATCACCGTAGAACCCATCCGCGGCCTGAAGGTCGAGAAGGACCTGCTGGTGGACATGGAGCCGTTCTTCGACTCCTACAAGGCGATCATGCCGTACTTCATCAACGAGTCCCCGGCCCCTGCCGCCGAGCGCATCCAGTCTGAGGAAGAAGCCGAGCGCATGGCGCACTCCTCGAACTGCATTCTGTGCGCGTGCTGCACGACCAGCTGCCCGATCTTCTGGGTGAACGGCTCGTACCTGGGCCCCGCCGCGATCGTGCAGGCGCACCGCTTCATCTTCGACACCCGCGACGAGGCCACGCAGCAGCGCCTGGGAATCATGAACCAGAACACCGGCGTGTGGCGCTGCCGCACCGCGTACAACTGCACGGAAGCCTGCCCGCGCGACATCCCGATCACGCAACTGATCGAGGAAGTCAAACGCGCCGTCATGTACGGCCAGGCGTAA
- a CDS encoding roadblock/LC7 domain-containing protein: protein MLDQLTQLVRDVDGAWAAAIAGLDGLLIEGHATLDADLSLLVAEHAGLYRAAHTVYTDTLQGGAPRELYLRGERLSVYLHPIKTEYFLLLAVDGRSNLGQARLYGRDAARKLEATL from the coding sequence ATGCTCGATCAACTCACACAACTGGTACGGGACGTCGATGGGGCCTGGGCCGCCGCCATCGCGGGCCTCGACGGCCTCCTGATCGAAGGGCACGCCACGCTCGACGCCGACCTGAGCCTGCTCGTCGCCGAGCACGCGGGCCTGTACCGCGCGGCCCACACGGTCTACACCGACACCCTCCAGGGCGGCGCGCCCCGTGAACTGTACCTGCGCGGCGAGCGCCTCAGCGTGTACCTGCACCCCATCAAGACCGAGTACTTCCTGCTGCTCGCCGTGGATGGCCGCAGCAACCTCGGGCAGGCCCGCCTGTACGGCCGCGACGCCGCCCGCAAACTGGAGGCCACGCTGTGA
- a CDS encoding succinate dehydrogenase hydrophobic membrane anchor subunit: MIRARTFTDARQQAHSNAELNWWIFMRISGLILVFLILGHIYMTFIQVSESDATFDAVVNKLASPAWKFYDWLILTLSLLHGANGARYSIEDYVRSRPNRAWVKGVFYTVIALLFTFGTVGLFSI, from the coding sequence ATGATCCGCGCCCGGACCTTCACGGACGCGCGTCAGCAGGCGCACAGCAACGCGGAACTGAACTGGTGGATCTTCATGCGGATCAGCGGTCTGATCCTGGTGTTCCTGATCCTGGGGCACATCTACATGACGTTCATTCAGGTCAGTGAGTCCGACGCGACCTTCGACGCGGTCGTGAACAAACTGGCGAGCCCCGCGTGGAAGTTCTACGACTGGCTGATCCTGACACTGTCGCTGCTGCACGGCGCGAACGGCGCCCGGTACTCCATCGAGGACTACGTGCGCAGCCGCCCGAACCGCGCGTGGGTGAAGGGTGTGTTCTACACCGTGATTGCGCTGCTGTTCACGTTCGGCACGGTGGGCCTGTTCTCCATCTGA
- a CDS encoding antibiotic biosynthesis monooxygenase family protein, producing MISVANRIHVKPEYHDAFEARFRERAGLVDGMPGFIANHVLRPTRDGDPFVVLTFWESHEAFEAWTTSDAFRQGHARSGTLPKDAFSGPNVLEIHEVVAR from the coding sequence ATGATCAGCGTTGCTAACCGCATCCACGTGAAACCCGAGTACCACGACGCGTTCGAGGCGCGTTTCCGCGAGCGGGCCGGACTGGTGGACGGCATGCCCGGCTTCATCGCCAACCACGTCCTGCGCCCCACCCGGGACGGCGACCCGTTCGTGGTGCTGACGTTCTGGGAGTCCCACGAGGCCTTCGAAGCCTGGACGACCAGCGACGCCTTCCGGCAGGGGCACGCCCGCAGCGGCACCCTCCCCAAGGACGCCTTCAGCGGTCCGAACGTCCTGGAAATCCATGAGGTTGTCGCCCGCTGA
- a CDS encoding roadblock/LC7 domain-containing protein — protein sequence MIESLMDVRGVRHTALVGPDGKIVAKAGLTETDLPAELTLVAAGRAVIGSLQSNLNTPDWQELLLDVDGGPVLLTPHGNQVLLTAFDDVANLGRVRFAVRRLLGTV from the coding sequence GTGATCGAAAGTCTCATGGACGTGCGCGGCGTGCGCCACACCGCCCTGGTCGGCCCGGACGGCAAGATCGTCGCCAAGGCCGGCCTGACCGAGACCGACCTGCCCGCCGAACTGACCCTGGTCGCCGCCGGACGCGCCGTGATCGGCAGCCTCCAGAGCAACCTGAACACCCCCGACTGGCAGGAACTGCTGCTCGACGTGGACGGCGGCCCGGTACTGCTCACCCCGCACGGCAATCAGGTGCTCCTGACCGCCTTCGACGACGTGGCGAACCTGGGTCGCGTGCGCTTCGCCGTGCGCCGCCTGCTCGGCACCGTCTGA
- a CDS encoding roadblock/LC7 domain-containing protein — protein MILDPLRTLPGVIAAALVGPDGLAIEAHGDGGDGLAAELASLRQGMDRTGRRLGTGDVTRLAFTSERVEVVAVTTGPYTVGAAMTRGSDTRTAQQTLARLALDISLPREQA, from the coding sequence GTGATCCTCGACCCCCTGCGCACCCTGCCCGGCGTGATCGCCGCCGCCCTCGTCGGCCCGGACGGCCTGGCCATCGAAGCGCACGGCGACGGCGGCGACGGCCTGGCCGCCGAACTCGCCTCGCTGCGCCAGGGCATGGACCGCACCGGCCGCCGCCTCGGGACCGGGGACGTCACCCGCCTCGCCTTCACCAGCGAACGCGTGGAAGTCGTGGCCGTCACCACCGGCCCCTACACCGTCGGCGCCGCCATGACGCGCGGCAGCGACACCCGCACCGCCCAGCAGACCCTCGCGCGCCTCGCACTCGACATCAGCCTTCCCAGGGAACAGGCGTGA
- a CDS encoding cytochrome P450 translates to MTDALPRPSSPRVIPTVPGPPVIGSITQLFPHRLRAFLTAAYREHGPVFNVTGLGQTYTVLAGPEANVWTVKDGHRHLRSLEAWRPNDQAFGVQRSMISVDGPEHRTFRRAESRTYTRSYLGANRHRALSVVAEDLAPLRAGDDLPVAAFCKAVITEQLARVVVNGTARPYLSDLLSFVQNTLMVRVTRQRPPLVEHLPGFRRARARSLGMVEALIEEHRRVPPEQAGRDPDLIDDLLAAQAADPAFWSDLDLRMAAMGAFIAGMDTAANTLAFVLYRIGQHPGLVPALVTEADAAFQDGPPSLEALGALPHLHRFMLECLRLHPIAPAMTRTVTQDFEFAGYRVPQGRRVIVATTVPHELDECFTAAGTFDPERFAPGRMEHRRPGVFAPFGLGTHICAGSGMAEGLILLNLAAILRTLDLRGDPTYVLREVARPTATPDDRLTLRVTGVRHPAVSLLA, encoded by the coding sequence ATGACCGACGCCCTGCCCCGGCCGTCCTCCCCGCGCGTCATTCCCACCGTGCCCGGCCCGCCCGTGATCGGCAGCATCACGCAGCTGTTCCCGCACCGGCTGCGCGCCTTCCTGACCGCCGCGTACCGCGAGCATGGCCCGGTGTTCAACGTGACGGGCCTGGGACAGACGTACACGGTGCTGGCCGGGCCGGAAGCGAACGTGTGGACCGTGAAGGACGGGCACCGCCACCTGCGTTCCCTGGAGGCGTGGCGGCCGAACGATCAGGCGTTCGGGGTGCAGCGCTCCATGATCAGCGTGGACGGCCCGGAGCACCGCACCTTCCGCCGGGCCGAGTCGCGCACGTACACCCGCTCGTACCTGGGCGCCAACCGGCACCGGGCCCTCTCGGTCGTGGCGGAAGATCTGGCGCCGCTGCGGGCGGGGGATGACCTGCCGGTGGCGGCGTTCTGCAAGGCCGTGATCACCGAGCAACTGGCGCGGGTGGTCGTGAACGGCACGGCGCGCCCGTACCTGAGCGACCTGCTGAGCTTCGTGCAGAACACCCTGATGGTCCGCGTGACCCGGCAGCGTCCGCCGCTGGTCGAGCATCTGCCGGGCTTCCGCCGGGCGCGGGCGCGGAGCCTGGGCATGGTGGAGGCCCTGATCGAGGAGCACCGCCGCGTTCCACCCGAACAGGCCGGGCGCGACCCGGACCTGATCGACGACCTGCTGGCCGCGCAGGCGGCCGACCCGGCGTTCTGGTCGGACCTGGACCTGCGCATGGCCGCCATGGGCGCGTTCATCGCGGGGATGGACACGGCCGCGAACACCCTGGCGTTCGTGCTGTACCGGATCGGGCAACACCCGGGCCTGGTGCCCGCACTGGTCACCGAGGCGGACGCAGCATTCCAGGACGGACCGCCCAGTCTGGAGGCGCTCGGCGCGCTGCCGCACCTGCACCGGTTCATGCTGGAGTGCCTGCGCCTGCATCCCATCGCACCTGCCATGACCCGCACGGTCACGCAGGACTTCGAGTTCGCAGGTTACCGCGTGCCGCAGGGGCGGCGGGTGATCGTCGCCACGACCGTCCCGCACGAGCTGGACGAGTGCTTCACGGCCGCGGGCACCTTCGACCCGGAACGCTTCGCGCCGGGCCGAATGGAACACCGACGCCCCGGGGTCTTCGCTCCGTTCGGACTGGGCACCCACATCTGCGCGGGCAGCGGCATGGCGGAGGGCCTGATCCTGCTGAACCTCGCGGCCATCCTGCGCACCCTGGATCTGCGCGGCGACCCCACCTACGTGCTGCGCGAGGTGGCCCGCCCCACCGCTACCCCCGACGACCGCCTGACCCTGCGCGTGACGGGCGTGCGGCACCCGGCGGTCAGTCTGCTCGCCTGA
- the sdhC gene encoding succinate dehydrogenase, cytochrome b556 subunit, with protein sequence MYRGREGQWAFLLHRLSGLAILFYLMLHVFSIGSFMFGERFYMAIHETYDLVPFRIGLLFVTAGVVYHAFNGLRIIMMDFTGFGVAYQRQMWYGVLAISVLAFVGSAWVVVPRILGGY encoded by the coding sequence ATGTACCGAGGAAGAGAGGGGCAGTGGGCGTTCCTGCTTCACCGCCTGTCGGGGCTGGCAATTCTGTTTTACCTGATGCTGCACGTGTTCAGCATCGGGTCGTTCATGTTCGGTGAGCGCTTCTACATGGCGATTCACGAGACGTACGACCTCGTTCCGTTCCGGATCGGGCTGCTGTTCGTGACGGCGGGCGTGGTGTACCACGCGTTCAACGGGCTGCGCATCATCATGATGGACTTCACGGGCTTCGGCGTGGCGTACCAGCGGCAGATGTGGTACGGCGTGCTGGCGATCAGCGTGCTGGCCTTCGTGGGTTCGGCGTGGGTGGTCGTGCCGCGCATCCTAGGAGGGTACTGA